From a single Arachnia propionica genomic region:
- the frr gene encoding ribosome recycling factor: MIADVEKETQSKMQQAVDHAREDLSTIRTGRAHPAMFSRLNADYYGAPTPLQQLATFNSPDPRTMLITPFDRSAIAAIEKAIREADLGVNPSNDGNAIRVVMPQLTEERRKEYIKLAKAKAEDARIAVRNIRRHAIDALKKLEKSSEISEDELARAEKAMDVTTKKYVDAVDELLKGKEAELSEV, translated from the coding sequence ATGATCGCCGACGTCGAAAAGGAAACCCAGTCCAAGATGCAGCAGGCAGTAGACCACGCCCGCGAGGATCTGTCGACCATTCGTACGGGCAGGGCCCATCCTGCCATGTTCAGCCGGCTTAACGCCGACTATTACGGGGCGCCGACGCCCCTGCAGCAGCTTGCGACATTCAACTCGCCCGATCCTCGGACCATGCTGATCACCCCCTTCGACCGAAGTGCCATCGCGGCCATTGAGAAGGCCATCCGGGAAGCGGATCTCGGAGTCAATCCGAGCAACGACGGCAATGCCATCCGGGTCGTCATGCCGCAGCTCACGGAGGAGCGCCGCAAGGAGTACATCAAACTCGCCAAGGCCAAGGCCGAGGACGCGCGCATCGCTGTGCGCAACATTCGCCGACACGCCATTGATGCGCTGAAGAAGCTCGAGAAGAGCTCTGAGATCAGTGAGGATGAACTGGCTCGGGCGGAAAAGGCTATGGATGTGACCACCAAGAAATACGTGGATGCGGTTGACGAGCTGCTCAAAGGCAAGGAAGCTGA
- the pyrH gene encoding UMP kinase produces the protein MNKPHQRVLLKLSGEVFGGGKLGVDPVVISSIAKEIAAVVSGGTQVAVVVGGGNYFRGAELSNNGMARDRADYMGMLGTVMNAIALQDFLEKEGIHTRVQSAINMAQVAEPYIPRRAERHLEKGRLVIFGAGSGMPYFSTDTVAAQRALEIGAEVLLMGKQGVDGVYDSDPRTNPEAKRYERLTHDEFLSRDLKVADATAIALARDNALNIIFFNLSERGNIGRVVQGEPIGTFVSR, from the coding sequence ATGAACAAGCCGCATCAGCGCGTGCTGCTGAAGCTCTCGGGAGAAGTTTTCGGCGGAGGGAAGCTGGGGGTTGACCCTGTCGTCATCTCGAGCATCGCCAAGGAGATAGCTGCGGTGGTTTCCGGCGGCACTCAGGTGGCCGTGGTGGTGGGTGGTGGCAACTATTTCCGTGGAGCTGAGCTGAGCAACAACGGCATGGCGCGGGACCGGGCCGACTACATGGGCATGCTCGGGACCGTCATGAATGCCATCGCGCTTCAGGACTTCCTGGAGAAGGAAGGAATCCACACCCGCGTCCAGTCGGCCATCAACATGGCTCAGGTCGCTGAACCTTACATCCCGCGCCGTGCAGAACGTCATCTCGAGAAGGGGCGTTTGGTCATCTTTGGTGCCGGCTCGGGGATGCCCTACTTCTCCACCGACACCGTCGCCGCTCAGCGAGCCCTCGAGATCGGTGCCGAGGTGCTGCTCATGGGCAAGCAGGGAGTGGATGGGGTCTATGACTCGGATCCACGCACCAACCCGGAGGCGAAGCGGTATGAGCGCTTGACCCATGACGAATTCCTGTCCCGGGATCTCAAAGTTGCCGACGCCACCGCCATCGCGTTGGCCCGGGACAACGCCCTCAACATCATTTTCTTCAACCTGTCCGAGCGAGGCAACATTGGCCGCGTCGTACAGGGTGAACCCATCGGGACGTTCGTTTCCCGCTGA
- the tsf gene encoding translation elongation factor Ts yields the protein MAITAADVKKLRDATGAGMMDAKKALTEAEGDHEKAIELLRISGLAKAAKRTDREATNGIVAGRDGILIQFAAETDFVAKNAEFVGLADQIVEAIASSGAKDLEATKVAPLGSATVQEAVQSLAATIGENLSLVNVANYDGDTHLYLHRRASDLPPQVGVLVEYAGGDETLVHQVAMHIAAMSPVYVSREEVPAEVVENERRIAEATAREEGKPEGALPRIIEGRLGGFYKDVVLLDQPAVWEDKKTVGDVLKAAGVEIKRFARLAVGS from the coding sequence ATGGCAATCACTGCTGCTGACGTCAAGAAGCTGCGAGACGCCACTGGCGCAGGCATGATGGACGCCAAGAAGGCCCTCACCGAGGCCGAGGGAGATCACGAGAAGGCCATCGAGCTGCTCCGCATCTCCGGGCTCGCGAAGGCTGCCAAGCGCACCGACCGCGAAGCGACCAACGGCATCGTCGCTGGTAGGGACGGAATCCTCATCCAGTTCGCCGCCGAGACCGATTTCGTGGCCAAGAATGCTGAGTTCGTCGGGCTGGCCGACCAGATCGTCGAGGCTATTGCTTCCTCCGGAGCCAAGGACCTCGAGGCCACCAAGGTTGCGCCCTTGGGTTCTGCGACCGTCCAGGAGGCCGTGCAGTCGCTGGCCGCCACGATTGGCGAGAACCTGTCCCTGGTCAATGTGGCCAACTACGACGGCGACACCCACCTGTACCTGCACCGCCGTGCCTCTGACCTGCCGCCCCAGGTCGGTGTTCTGGTCGAGTACGCCGGTGGCGACGAGACCCTCGTCCACCAGGTCGCGATGCACATCGCCGCCATGAGCCCGGTCTACGTCTCCCGTGAGGAGGTTCCTGCCGAGGTGGTTGAGAACGAGCGCCGTATCGCCGAGGCCACCGCCCGCGAGGAAGGCAAGCCCGAGGGTGCGCTCCCGCGCATCATCGAAGGTCGTCTCGGTGGGTTCTACAAGGACGTTGTGCTGCTGGACCAGCCCGCTGTCTGGGAGGACAAGAAGACCGTTGGTGACGTCCTGAAAGCCGCAGGGGTCGAGATCAAGCGCTTCGCGCGACTGGCCGTGGGCTCCTGA
- the rpsB gene encoding 30S ribosomal protein S2 — MAVVTARQLLESGVHFGHQTRRWNPKMKRFIFTERNGIYIIDLQLSLSYIDSAFSFVKSTVARGGQVLFVGTKKQAQEAIAEQATRVGMPYVNQRWLGGMLTNFHTVTKRIQRLKELEGMDLTDSASSGLTKKELLHLEREKNKLSKTLGGIRDMVRTPQAVWVVDTKKEHLAVDEARKLRIPIVGILDTNCDPDEVDYAVPGNDDAIRSVALLTRVIADAVAEGLIQRSSGRSGEETEAEPMPDWERELLAQGENAAAEASETTEAPAKTESE, encoded by the coding sequence ATGGCCGTCGTGACCGCCCGTCAGCTTCTCGAGTCCGGAGTTCACTTCGGGCACCAGACCCGCCGCTGGAACCCGAAGATGAAGCGGTTCATCTTCACCGAGCGCAACGGGATCTACATCATCGACCTCCAGCTGTCGCTCAGCTACATCGACAGCGCTTTCTCGTTCGTCAAATCTACCGTCGCCCGTGGCGGACAAGTGCTCTTCGTTGGGACCAAGAAGCAGGCCCAGGAAGCCATCGCTGAACAGGCCACCCGGGTTGGTATGCCGTATGTCAACCAGCGCTGGCTGGGCGGCATGCTCACCAACTTCCACACCGTCACGAAACGGATCCAGCGCCTCAAGGAACTCGAAGGCATGGACCTGACTGACTCCGCCAGCAGCGGCCTGACCAAGAAGGAACTGCTGCACCTCGAGCGTGAGAAGAACAAGCTGAGCAAGACCCTCGGTGGCATCCGAGACATGGTCCGCACTCCGCAGGCTGTCTGGGTGGTTGATACCAAGAAGGAACACCTCGCCGTGGACGAGGCTCGCAAGCTTCGTATCCCCATCGTCGGGATCCTCGACACCAACTGCGACCCCGATGAGGTTGACTACGCGGTCCCCGGCAATGACGACGCCATTCGATCGGTCGCCTTGCTGACCCGGGTCATCGCCGATGCCGTCGCCGAGGGCTTGATCCAGCGCTCCTCTGGTCGCAGCGGCGAGGAGACCGAGGCAGAGCCCATGCCCGATTGGGAGCGCGAGCTCCTGGCTCAGGGCGAGAACGCCGCCGCGGAGGCGTCGGAAACCACCGAGGCCCCTGCCAAGACCGAGTCCGAGTAA
- a CDS encoding peptidoglycan DD-metalloendopeptidase family protein, producing MRKALLTLTLLTLASFPALAHADAGLVLSAPVPGALLRPFDGGTSPYSAGHRGVDLAADEGAEVRSAAVGKIYFNGEVAGRPSVSVEHGNGLRTTYTPVIGSLPKGTQVKAGDVIGHLAGPPHCDPRYCLHWGLTDGTTYYDPMLYLKSPPIRLLPHGTNPPPVAWLPPAQTPGPAPEPGSLPVAGPITSPFGMRVHPVTGVLKLHDGADIGAACGTAIHLPWAGTVVSAGYDGGYGYRVVVEHSGIRTGYAHMPGIEVAAGQTLEAGAVVGHVGSTGYSTGCHLHWMAWRNGQVIDPLTLVR from the coding sequence ATGAGGAAGGCACTGCTCACACTGACGCTTCTGACGCTGGCCAGTTTCCCCGCGTTGGCGCACGCGGACGCAGGTTTGGTTCTCTCGGCTCCCGTCCCGGGCGCGCTGTTGCGCCCCTTCGACGGCGGCACATCCCCTTATTCCGCGGGGCACCGTGGTGTTGACCTGGCTGCCGACGAGGGGGCGGAGGTGCGTTCCGCGGCAGTTGGAAAGATTTACTTCAACGGGGAAGTCGCAGGACGACCATCAGTTTCTGTTGAACACGGCAACGGATTGCGCACCACCTACACTCCCGTCATCGGGTCCCTGCCCAAAGGAACGCAGGTCAAAGCCGGTGATGTGATTGGGCATCTGGCGGGACCACCACACTGCGATCCCCGGTACTGCTTGCACTGGGGTCTGACTGACGGCACCACGTACTACGACCCAATGCTCTACCTGAAGTCCCCACCCATCCGATTGCTGCCGCATGGTACGAACCCGCCGCCAGTTGCCTGGCTTCCGCCCGCCCAGACTCCAGGACCGGCGCCCGAACCCGGTTCCCTGCCTGTGGCCGGCCCAATCACCAGCCCGTTCGGGATGCGGGTGCATCCGGTCACCGGGGTCCTGAAACTCCACGACGGGGCGGACATCGGGGCGGCCTGCGGCACCGCAATTCACCTTCCCTGGGCTGGGACGGTGGTCTCTGCCGGCTACGACGGCGGATACGGCTACCGGGTGGTGGTGGAACACTCCGGGATCCGCACCGGATACGCCCACATGCCGGGGATCGAGGTTGCGGCGGGTCAAACCCTGGAGGCAGGAGCCGTGGTGGGGCACGTCGGCAGCACGGGTTACTCCACGGGCTGTCACCTGCACTGGATGGCCTGGCGGAACGGCCAAGTGATTGACCCCCTCACCCTGGTTCGCTGA
- a CDS encoding tyrosine recombinase XerC, translating to MEGLWTTLTAEYRRHLESERGLSQNTVRAYQADLVSMASSVPVPPSRITLAHLRSWLAEQVDSGAEPATLQRRVSCARGFFAWARREGFIASDPAIRLRAPRRPRTLPEVPTETQVSDSIAFLAAAAAESDPIALRDVALVELLYASGLRISEACGLGLRDVDFENSTVRVLGKGDKERTVPMGAPARRALDAWLAVRDRVAGPGSPPRVFLGARGGGLDPRVARRVVHAATAAGGVSVGPHALRHAMATHLLAGGADLRSVQELLGHASVATTQRYTHVTNERLRAAFLQAHPRA from the coding sequence ATGGAAGGGCTCTGGACTACGTTGACCGCCGAGTACCGGCGCCATCTGGAGAGCGAACGGGGTCTGTCCCAGAACACGGTCCGCGCCTACCAGGCAGACTTGGTGAGTATGGCTTCGTCAGTTCCGGTTCCGCCGAGTCGTATCACCCTTGCGCACCTACGTTCCTGGCTGGCTGAACAGGTCGATTCCGGCGCCGAACCGGCAACCCTACAGCGCCGTGTCTCCTGCGCTCGAGGTTTCTTCGCTTGGGCGCGCAGAGAAGGTTTCATCGCATCGGATCCGGCGATCCGGCTTCGTGCCCCACGGCGGCCACGTACCCTGCCTGAGGTGCCTACCGAAACTCAGGTGAGTGATTCCATCGCGTTCTTGGCCGCGGCAGCCGCCGAGAGTGATCCGATAGCGCTGCGCGATGTGGCACTGGTCGAGTTGCTCTACGCCAGCGGGCTGCGTATCTCGGAGGCCTGTGGGCTGGGATTGCGCGATGTTGATTTCGAGAACTCGACGGTGCGTGTGCTGGGTAAGGGAGACAAGGAGCGCACAGTGCCCATGGGTGCCCCGGCTCGGCGTGCCCTCGACGCGTGGTTGGCGGTCCGAGACCGTGTGGCGGGACCGGGCAGTCCGCCCCGGGTGTTCCTCGGTGCCCGAGGCGGTGGCCTCGACCCCAGGGTTGCTCGCCGCGTGGTCCACGCCGCCACCGCGGCGGGTGGGGTATCCGTTGGTCCTCACGCACTGCGGCACGCCATGGCCACTCATCTGCTGGCCGGGGGAGCGGACCTGCGCAGCGTTCAGGAACTGTTGGGACACGCATCCGTGGCGACTACCCAGCGCTACACTCATGTCACCAACGAACGGCTCCGGGCAGCCTTCCTGCAGGCTCATCCCCGGGCCTGA
- the def gene encoding peptide deformylase, producing MPEDLTTGGRIRPITRWDTPVMHATTTPVTEFGNELHELIRDMFATMRAAEGVGLAATQVGVGISVFIYECPDADDRIQRGVVCNPVVELPTGKDRNLDVTEEGCLSWPGGYSGVPRPDKVICRGQDAYGKEIELLGTGLLARCFQHETDHLNGTVFGDRISDRSRRKLDAQVADLAWRYPEDWPVSPKRDSAPRPGEE from the coding sequence ATGCCCGAGGACCTCACCACCGGCGGCCGCATCCGTCCCATCACCCGCTGGGACACCCCTGTGATGCACGCAACCACCACGCCCGTCACCGAGTTCGGAAATGAACTGCACGAGCTCATTCGTGACATGTTCGCAACGATGCGAGCGGCCGAGGGGGTCGGCCTGGCCGCTACTCAAGTGGGGGTCGGGATATCCGTTTTCATCTACGAGTGCCCAGACGCCGACGACCGCATCCAGCGCGGGGTGGTCTGCAATCCGGTAGTGGAGCTTCCCACGGGCAAGGACCGCAACCTCGACGTCACCGAGGAGGGTTGCCTGTCATGGCCCGGCGGCTACTCCGGGGTTCCTCGCCCCGACAAGGTCATCTGTCGGGGTCAGGACGCCTACGGCAAGGAGATCGAACTGCTCGGCACGGGGCTGCTTGCCCGCTGTTTCCAGCACGAGACCGACCACCTGAACGGCACCGTGTTCGGGGATCGCATCTCGGACCGCTCTCGCAGGAAACTCGATGCTCAGGTGGCTGACCTGGCGTGGCGTTACCCCGAGGACTGGCCAGTTTCCCCGAAACGGGATTCCGCACCACGCCCCGGCGAGGAGTGA
- a CDS encoding ExeM/NucH family extracellular endonuclease: MSIRPRLLALASVSALLPAFLGTSALPSWAIPTLTDAHPIPIGAVQGASTTSPYAGRTVVVEGVVTGDFQGENQLEGVFIQDTGDGDEDTSDGIFIHDKGTNDLEVGDRVQVKGKVSEYKDQTQITPTAVEKLGGGDAVAPLELNLPVSDWERYEGMLLRFPQSLSILDSHNFDRYGELIYGTDRQWAPTGIVDPGQPAIDLLASNNANRLTVDDGRTSQNPTPAIHPNGKPMAKDNYFRSGDQVANLTGVLSYSFGSYRLQPTTGAEHTASNPRPPVPEKQGNLRVASFNVLNYFTTLTSDDSRARGADTPEEFQRQQAKIVAAMTALDADVFGLMEIENNGTAVDDLVAALNARAGEGTYLAVRTGKVGSDAIFQALIYKPTTVEPVGSAETLSFGSTGNRPSLLQTFRHKDSGELVNVSVNHLKSKGSACKSDPDTGDGQGNCNQTRNKAAEDLVSWLQDDPTGQGAARTVIIGDLNSYDHEDPVKTLVEGGYADMEKKFTGEQAYSYVFDGMSGYLDHALANQAAETSIVDARAWHINADEADIFDYDMTYKKAAEQELYSPDPYRSSDHDPVVVSLQFGNPESPMPSSPTPAEPTPSRSILHPGLPKTSS; encoded by the coding sequence ATGAGCATCCGACCCCGTTTGCTGGCCCTTGCCTCGGTCTCGGCACTTCTCCCTGCATTCCTTGGAACCTCCGCCCTGCCTTCCTGGGCAATTCCTACCCTCACCGATGCCCACCCGATACCGATCGGCGCTGTGCAGGGCGCCAGTACAACCAGCCCGTACGCGGGGCGCACCGTGGTCGTCGAGGGTGTGGTAACTGGCGATTTCCAGGGTGAAAACCAGCTAGAAGGTGTCTTCATTCAAGACACAGGTGACGGGGACGAGGACACCAGCGATGGAATCTTCATCCACGACAAGGGTACGAACGACCTGGAGGTCGGGGACCGGGTGCAGGTCAAGGGGAAGGTGAGCGAGTACAAGGACCAGACCCAGATCACCCCCACCGCTGTGGAGAAACTGGGTGGCGGCGACGCGGTGGCTCCGCTCGAGCTGAACCTTCCGGTCAGCGACTGGGAGCGATACGAAGGCATGCTTCTCAGATTCCCTCAGTCCCTGAGCATCCTCGACTCCCACAATTTCGATCGCTACGGGGAACTCATCTACGGCACGGACCGGCAGTGGGCCCCAACCGGCATCGTCGATCCGGGGCAGCCCGCCATCGACCTGCTGGCCAGCAACAACGCGAACCGCCTGACGGTCGATGACGGACGCACATCCCAGAATCCCACTCCCGCCATCCACCCGAACGGGAAACCGATGGCCAAGGACAACTACTTCCGCAGCGGCGATCAGGTTGCGAACCTGACCGGCGTGCTGAGCTACAGCTTCGGTTCCTACCGGCTGCAGCCAACCACAGGTGCCGAGCACACCGCCAGCAACCCCCGTCCTCCCGTCCCGGAGAAGCAGGGGAACTTGCGGGTCGCGTCATTCAATGTGCTGAACTACTTCACCACCCTCACCTCGGATGACTCCCGGGCTCGGGGGGCGGACACCCCGGAGGAGTTCCAGCGGCAGCAGGCGAAGATCGTCGCGGCCATGACGGCACTTGACGCCGATGTCTTCGGGTTGATGGAGATCGAGAACAACGGCACCGCTGTCGACGATTTGGTGGCGGCCCTCAACGCTAGGGCCGGGGAGGGCACCTACCTCGCGGTGAGAACGGGAAAGGTCGGCAGCGACGCCATTTTCCAGGCTTTAATCTACAAACCGACGACGGTGGAACCGGTTGGTTCCGCCGAAACCCTGAGTTTCGGCAGCACAGGGAACCGGCCCTCGCTGCTTCAGACCTTCCGTCACAAGGACTCCGGCGAGCTGGTCAACGTGTCGGTCAACCACCTCAAGTCAAAAGGTTCGGCCTGCAAGAGCGATCCCGACACGGGAGACGGCCAAGGAAACTGCAACCAGACCCGCAACAAGGCTGCGGAGGACCTCGTTTCCTGGCTCCAGGACGACCCGACCGGCCAGGGCGCCGCGCGCACAGTGATCATCGGCGACCTCAACTCCTACGACCACGAAGATCCGGTGAAAACCCTCGTCGAGGGGGGCTACGCCGACATGGAGAAGAAATTCACCGGCGAACAGGCCTATTCCTACGTCTTCGACGGCATGTCCGGCTACCTGGATCACGCGCTCGCGAACCAGGCCGCGGAAACCAGCATCGTGGACGCCAGAGCCTGGCACATCAACGCGGATGAGGCGGACATCTTCGACTACGACATGACCTACAAGAAGGCGGCGGAGCAGGAGCTCTACAGCCCCGATCCGTATCGTTCCTCCGACCATGACCCGGTAGTGGTGAGCCTCCAGTTCGGGAACCCTGAAAGCCCGATGCCCTCATCGCCGACCCCTGCCGAGCCCACACCGTCGAGATCTATCCTGCACCCCGGCCTACCGAAAACCAGTAGTTGA
- a CDS encoding RNA methyltransferase, whose product MRLDITDPNDPRMGDYVSLRDSQLRRSLEGERGIFIAEGDKIIRRAAEAGCRPRSFLLAAKWLPSLGDVLAARPDVPCLVADDRLIEQVSGFHVHRGALASFERPDETPWEVILGARRVLVCEDLVDHANVGSIIRVAAALGWDAVVISPGGADPLYRRAIKASMGTCFQVGWRRMTDSVTDLARFRAAGFELAATTLSPEATPLTDYRAPEKLALLLGSEGHGLSDDWLEAADVRLGIEMAVGVDSLNVATAAAIFAHWLRL is encoded by the coding sequence ATGCGCCTCGACATCACCGACCCTAACGACCCCCGGATGGGTGACTATGTCTCGCTGCGGGACTCGCAGCTTCGACGCAGTCTGGAGGGGGAGCGGGGAATCTTCATCGCGGAGGGCGACAAGATCATCCGGCGGGCTGCCGAGGCCGGATGCCGTCCTAGGTCCTTCCTGTTGGCTGCGAAATGGCTGCCCAGCTTGGGGGATGTGCTCGCGGCACGGCCCGACGTGCCGTGCCTGGTGGCCGACGACCGGCTGATCGAGCAGGTGAGTGGCTTCCACGTGCACCGTGGGGCCCTCGCGAGCTTCGAACGACCCGATGAGACGCCCTGGGAGGTCATCCTCGGCGCCCGTCGCGTCCTGGTGTGCGAAGACCTCGTCGACCACGCGAACGTCGGATCCATCATCCGCGTCGCCGCCGCCCTTGGGTGGGATGCTGTGGTGATCTCCCCGGGCGGAGCGGATCCCCTCTACCGGCGGGCCATCAAGGCCTCCATGGGGACCTGCTTCCAGGTCGGGTGGCGTCGCATGACTGATTCCGTCACGGACCTCGCTCGGTTCCGGGCCGCCGGGTTCGAACTGGCCGCCACCACCCTCTCACCGGAGGCCACGCCACTGACCGATTACCGGGCCCCGGAGAAACTGGCCCTGTTGCTCGGATCCGAGGGGCATGGGCTCAGTGACGACTGGTTGGAGGCCGCGGATGTCCGTCTTGGAATCGAGATGGCGGTGGGGGTTGATTCGTTGAACGTCGCCACCGCTGCAGCCATTTTCGCCCACTGGCTGCGGCTGTGA
- a CDS encoding DUF6199 family natural product biosynthesis protein: MMWVFLIVVIGFGLAWAVVPRKMWRITQGWQYKNPEANEPSDAAYAMWRISSIVAIVVIIVAMLALVSNQNMTSKQREG; encoded by the coding sequence ATGATGTGGGTATTTTTGATTGTCGTAATTGGTTTTGGTCTCGCTTGGGCCGTGGTGCCGCGCAAGATGTGGCGAATCACGCAAGGGTGGCAATACAAAAATCCCGAGGCGAATGAACCTAGTGATGCCGCCTATGCAATGTGGCGCATAAGTTCTATCGTGGCGATCGTGGTGATTATAGTTGCGATGCTTGCTCTCGTCTCCAATCAGAATATGACTTCTAAGCAAAGGGAGGGTTAG
- a CDS encoding bile acid:sodium symporter family protein, with amino-acid sequence MKDPFLLYILLSALIGFLLPASGAATDVLDWATKIAIFLLFLGYGARLSTAEAWAGLKHWRLHLTIFACTFVVFPIIGLGLLHLPWYSPGLALGLAFLTLVPSTVQSSITFTSIAGGNIAGAIVSATTSNLLGVILTPLLMMALLPTTGSAPIGWGSFGAVMVQLLLPFILGQFSRPWTADFMARNRKNLKWLDQGVICLVVYGAFGDLRRNGITATSTELLIMLALCLVTLAFMLCFTRQLARFLGFGRADEIAIVFCGTKKSLATGVPMATVLFAGQAVGLIVFPLMVFHTLQLIACTIIAQRYATADGAENRQRDQDS; translated from the coding sequence ATGAAGGACCCGTTCCTGCTCTACATCCTGCTCTCCGCTCTGATCGGGTTCCTACTACCGGCCTCCGGAGCAGCCACCGATGTCCTCGACTGGGCGACGAAAATCGCGATCTTCCTGCTGTTCCTCGGCTACGGAGCACGCCTGTCGACAGCCGAGGCGTGGGCCGGTCTGAAGCACTGGCGGCTGCACCTGACGATCTTCGCCTGCACCTTCGTGGTGTTCCCGATCATCGGTCTGGGTCTATTGCACCTGCCCTGGTACTCCCCCGGTCTGGCGCTGGGGCTGGCTTTCCTGACGCTGGTGCCATCCACGGTGCAGTCGTCGATCACGTTCACGTCCATAGCCGGCGGCAATATCGCGGGGGCCATCGTCTCGGCCACCACATCGAACCTGCTCGGGGTGATCCTGACGCCATTGCTGATGATGGCTCTGCTGCCCACCACGGGCTCCGCCCCCATCGGGTGGGGTTCCTTCGGCGCCGTGATGGTCCAATTGTTGCTGCCCTTCATCCTCGGGCAGTTCTCACGCCCCTGGACCGCGGACTTCATGGCGCGCAACCGCAAGAACCTCAAGTGGCTGGACCAGGGCGTGATCTGCCTGGTGGTCTACGGCGCCTTCGGAGACCTCCGCCGCAATGGCATCACCGCAACCAGCACGGAGCTGCTGATCATGCTGGCGCTGTGCCTTGTCACCCTGGCGTTCATGTTGTGTTTCACCCGGCAACTCGCCCGGTTCCTCGGGTTCGGTCGCGCCGACGAGATCGCCATCGTCTTCTGCGGCACGAAGAAATCCCTAGCGACGGGGGTGCCGATGGCGACGGTGCTGTTCGCAGGCCAGGCCGTGGGGTTGATTGTCTTCCCGCTGATGGTCTTCCATACCCTCCAGCTCATAGCCTGCACCATCATTGCGCAGCGCTACGCGACAGCCGATGGCGCAGAGAACCGGCAGCGTGACCAGGATTCCTGA
- the fumC gene encoding class II fumarate hydratase produces MATPNTRTESDSMGTIDVASDRYWGAQTERSLHNFDIGRETFVWGRPMVKALGILKKSAALANAELGELPRDIADLIAKAGDEVIEGKLDDHFPLVVFQTGSGTQSNMNVNEVISNRAIELAGGELGTKTPVHPNDHVNRGQSSNDTFPTAMHIAVVNELAAMYPRVRKLRDTLDAKAKQYDDVIMVGRTHLQDATPIRLGQVFSGWVAQIDFALEGIEYADSRARELAIGGTAVGTGLNAHPKFGALTAEKISEETGIEFKQAANLFAALGAHDALVLVSGALRVLGDALMKIANDVRWYASGPRNGIGELLIPENEPGSSIMPGKVNPTQCEAMTMVATKVFGNDATVGFAGSQGNFQLNVFKPVMAWCVLESIQLLGDACVSFDSNCAYGIEPNTERIQANLDTNLMQVTALNRHIGYDKASKIAKNAHHKGLSLRESALELGFLTDEQFDQWVVPADMTHPSAADE; encoded by the coding sequence ATGGCAACACCGAACACCCGCACCGAATCCGACTCGATGGGCACCATTGATGTGGCCTCCGACCGGTACTGGGGTGCCCAGACCGAAAGGTCGCTTCACAACTTCGACATCGGGCGCGAGACCTTCGTGTGGGGTCGGCCGATGGTCAAGGCGCTCGGCATTCTGAAGAAATCCGCGGCGCTGGCGAATGCGGAGCTCGGAGAGCTTCCGCGCGACATCGCCGATCTCATTGCCAAGGCCGGTGATGAGGTCATCGAAGGCAAACTGGATGACCACTTTCCGCTGGTGGTATTCCAGACCGGATCCGGCACCCAGTCCAACATGAACGTCAACGAGGTCATCTCCAACCGCGCCATCGAACTGGCCGGAGGGGAACTCGGCACCAAGACCCCCGTCCATCCCAACGACCACGTCAACCGCGGCCAGTCGTCCAACGACACCTTCCCGACGGCCATGCATATCGCCGTGGTCAATGAGCTGGCGGCCATGTACCCGCGGGTCCGGAAACTGCGCGACACCCTGGACGCGAAGGCCAAGCAGTACGACGACGTGATCATGGTCGGGCGCACCCACCTGCAGGACGCCACCCCGATCCGCCTCGGCCAGGTGTTCTCCGGCTGGGTGGCCCAAATTGACTTTGCCCTGGAAGGCATCGAGTACGCCGACTCGCGTGCCCGTGAACTGGCGATCGGCGGCACCGCCGTCGGCACCGGCCTGAATGCCCATCCCAAGTTCGGGGCGCTCACCGCCGAGAAGATCTCCGAGGAGACTGGCATCGAGTTCAAGCAGGCCGCTAACCTTTTCGCGGCGCTGGGTGCCCACGACGCGCTGGTGCTGGTCTCCGGTGCGCTGCGGGTCCTGGGTGACGCCCTGATGAAGATCGCCAACGACGTGCGCTGGTACGCGTCCGGACCTCGCAACGGCATCGGCGAGCTGCTCATCCCCGAGAACGAGCCCGGATCCTCCATCATGCCCGGCAAGGTGAACCCCACCCAGTGTGAGGCCATGACCATGGTGGCGACGAAGGTCTTCGGCAACGATGCCACCGTCGGTTTCGCGGGTTCCCAGGGCAACTTCCAGCTCAACGTGTTCAAGCCGGTCATGGCCTGGTGCGTGCTCGAGTCCATCCAGTTGCTCGGTGACGCCTGCGTCTCCTTCGATTCCAACTGTGCCTACGGCATCGAACCGAACACGGAACGGATCCAGGCCAACCTGGACACCAATCTGATGCAGGTCACCGCGCTCAACCGACACATCGGCTACGACAAGGCCTCGAAGATCGCGAAGAACGCCCACCATAAGGGCCTGTCGCTTCGCGAGTCGGCTCTGGAGCTCGGTTTCCTGACCGACGAACAGTTCGACCAGTGGGTGGTTCCCGCCGACATGACCCACCCGAGCGCCGCCGACGAATGA